GCGTACGCCGTCGCCCGGTTCGACTCGTGGCGACCTCGGACGCGCGGCGAGGTCGCGGGGATACTCGTCGCGGGACTGCTCGTCTTCGGCGCGCACCACAGCCTGCTGTATCTCGGCCAGCAGTACGTCTCCGGGAGCATCGCGTCGGTGCTGATCTCGCTGTCGCCGGTGTTGACCGCCGGGTTCGCGGGCCTCCTCCTGTCGGGCGAGTCGCTCGACGCGAAGGGCATCGTCGGCCTGTTGACGGGGCTGACCGGCGTGGTGATCGTCCTCGATTCCGATCCGGCGCAGTTCTTCGGAGCCGACACACTCGGCATCGGATTGGTGTTTCTCTCGGCGGTGAGTTTCGCGCTCGGATCGGTGCTGACCCGCCCGTTCGAGAGCGACCTGCCGATCCAGGCGACGCAGGGGTGGGCGATGGTGCTCGGGGCAGTGCTGTTGCATCTCGGGAGCTACGTCCGGGGCGAGTCGGCC
This genomic window from Salinirubrum litoreum contains:
- a CDS encoding DMT family transporter; the protein is MNLVQNYRILSRTPVLFVLLAVFWGTSFVAIEVGLHYFPPLLFAAIRYDVAGLLVLAYAVARFDSWRPRTRGEVAGILVAGLLVFGAHHSLLYLGQQYVSGSIASVLISLSPVLTAGFAGLLLSGESLDAKGIVGLLTGLTGVVIVLDSDPAQFFGADTLGIGLVFLSAVSFALGSVLTRPFESDLPIQATQGWAMVLGAVLLHLGSYVRGESASAILWTPSAVASFVYLTLISGVLAFSIYFVLLERIGPAELNLVGYLEPVTATLVGLVVLGQPIAVTTVTGFVTIFAGFTLVKRDRLVDLVDRRVGTSWH